The Trinickia caryophylli genomic sequence GGCAGGAGCGCCATGTCTGACCCAGCACGAGCGCGCTTCGCTCGCCGGCCGGCGCAAGCGCCAGGACGAGGCCTGCGGCGATCCAAACCGCTGCGAGCGGCACGACGATGCCACCCAGGGCGCGTCCGACGGCCGCGCCGGGGCGCGCGAGACGCGCGGTGACGGCGAGCGCCCCTGCCGCGAGCAGCACGGGCAGCGCCACCTTGGCCCAGAAAAGCGGTGTCACGAGCATGTCGCGCAAATCGGGCCGCACGCCATAGAACAGCACGACGAGCAGCGTCGAGCCGATCGCACCAGCGATCAAGGCCCAGCTGAAGCGCCGCGCCGCCACGCGCGGATCGACGGCGGTGACGCCGGTCGCGAGCAGCGAGATCAGGCGATCGGTTTCCATATGGTTTACCTCGGTTCCTCAGTCTAGTTCGCTGCCTCGAGCCATCCGGTTACAGCTGCGCGTACA encodes the following:
- a CDS encoding DUF1109 domain-containing protein → METDRLISLLATGVTAVDPRVAARRFSWALIAGAIGSTLLVVLFYGVRPDLRDMLVTPLFWAKVALPVLLAAGALAVTARLARPGAAVGRALGGIVVPLAAVWIAAGLVLALAPAGERSALVLGQTWRSCPLNIAFLSIPGFIALFRAVAGLAPTRLRVAGAAAGLTAGATATVAYCLHCPEMAVPFWAVWYILGMLIPAALGALAGPRWLRW